A stretch of DNA from Pirellulales bacterium:
GCCCTGTTCGAAATAGGGGAGCAGCATCGAGCAGGCGCTAGCGTAAAAATCGGATGTCAAAACGGTCGCCAGGCCGCCGGGAACGAACACTCCGTTGGAGCCGAGATAGTTCTGATGCGCCAGGCCAAATTGTTTTAGATTGTTTTGGCATTGCGCCTTGCGGGCCGCCTCGCGCGCGGCTTGCACCGCAGGCAACAGGAGCCCAATCAAGATTCCGATAATGGCGATCACGACCAAGAGTTCAACCAGCGTGAAGCCGGTGCGGCGCCGCGAGTGCATAGAAGTCTCCCTTTCCCGAGCCATAGGGGGCGTCCCCCCTATTATTAAAAAGAAGATCAGAACGGCCTCCCGAACGGGGGACCTGCCCTGATCGTATCGGGACCAAGGAGCGATTGCAAACTTTTCGTGGAAATTTTATGCACGTTTCGTTACAAAAACGGACGGCAGGCTCAACACCGTGCGCCGTCGCCGAGCGAATGCGCCGCGACGGCCGAGGAAGCACCCTCGAAGTTCGCACGATCGCGATCGAGACGACACGGCGGTGGTCGAGACGGGACGGTCGCGGTCGAGGTGGCAATCATCACGGCGCCAAGCGAAGAGTGCCGTTTCCGGCCCGTCGGCCGTGCGGTGATCGATGCATTTGCCGCGCGAGGTGTGGCGGCGGATTCATACGGTGCCACGCGTAAGCGCCCGCACGGCGGAACGGCAACCGAAAACGAATCCGCGCGGCCAGCTCGCCAAACTGACGAGCTTTCTACGGCGCATTGGCGCGCCCGGCCCGCAGGCTTGAAAAGAAACGCGGCCCGCCCAGCGCATAAAAAAAGCTGGGAACGATCCATTGAATCGTTCCCAGCTCGGGATTCACCATTTAGCCGGCCTGTGGGGACGGGGTACAACTCCGTCCGTGCAGGCCATCGCACTCGTTGCCAGCCACCGCGTCTCTACCCAAGACAGACCCGTGGCGTGCTGCGAGGTTACCACTACGACTTGCGTCGTCTCCAGGCCAACAGCATGCCCAAAGCGGCCATGCCGGTCATCACAAACGTACCTGGCTCGGGGGTGAAGACGATCTGACCAGTAGCAAAGACCAGTGTCCCGCCCGCTCCGCCTGCAGGGTCGGTGCCGGCAAGAGAACCATCAAGGTTGTAGGGGGTATTACCAACGGCAAGGAACTGTCCCTGGCCCAAAGCATAGTTGTCGGGAATATGGACGTCGCCCTTGGCAATGATCTGGGCCAAGGGAACCGTCAGAATGCCATTGACGAACTGGCTAGCCAATGGTGCTTGGTCCAGCACGTTTGCACCTAACGGTCCGAACAGGCCAGTGTATGACATGTCCACACCGGTCGAGCCACCACCGACGATGCCGGTCGCCTCGGGTTGGAAGAGGTAGCCCGTCGTGCCAACGGCCGCACCGGGCCCTTGAGCGTAGACACCTTGTCCACTATTCACCGTGGTGACCGTTCCGAAGGTATCACCCGCGTCATTGAAGCCATTGATGCCTTGTAGCGATGCAGTACTACCCGAGTACCAATAGCTGTCCTTGTACAGCTCGTTCGTAGTGGCAGCGCTGCCGGGCGGGAAGCTCGGGCCACCGGCACCGCCATTGCCGATACTATTTGGGCTGTTCAGGTCCAACGTGTTCCAGGCGGTCTGAATATCAGGCACGTTTGACGCGCCAGCGGCCTGAATTGGGCTAGTTCCGTTGCCGCTGAATGTGATGTTCTGAGCGAATAACGTACTGTCCGGGTTCGCGGCTACGTCAGCGGCAGTAATCTGCACGCCAATCGTAAACGCCTTGGCGCCGGTGATGCCAGGCGCGCTGTTCACGGCCATGACAACCAATTGAACAGCTTGGGCAGAGGTGGCCATCGCCAGAACGACGGCCGCAGCGAGGAAAGCTCTTAATCTCACGGTGTACTCTCCTAAATGGTGACAAACACGAATGCGGGTAGACGATTTTTTTTGATTAATCCCAGCACACTAGCGCTAAGACGAACGACTCGATAAGTAGACGGGAATTACCTAAGGGCATGCTGCAGAAAGGACCACCAAGCTTCGACCGAAAAGAATTCGGTTACAAAGCAAGTTCCGTCATGGAATGCCTTAGGTCGCGGGATGTATCGACTCGCGTCGATTAAACCCGGTCCTGAGGAAGGTGGTCACTAGCACCCTGTAATGGGCGAGGCAGATAGCTCGTGCTGGTTACCGAACCCTGGCGTACTGCCGGGGCCGATATCCGCCTCAACTTCACGTGAGTTTACGTAGACCGGTAACCTGTGTCAAGCATTTTTTTATTAGCTTTGCATGAAGCCCGATTTTGTAGCCGATCCTCAAACAGGCCATATTTGCGGGCTAAATGGCCCCTGGGAACGGCGACGCGGCTCCCTCCGGCCCGATAAACGGTCCGGCCGGCCGTACGGATCGTCCTGCCATCCACCGTTGGTAAGGAGCCCGGGCGGCCCCGCCGCGGTTCAAAGCCCCCTATTCCGCCCAATAGTCGAAGACCACCACCTTTTCGCGGCGATCGCGGACTACTTTCACGTAGTCATCGTGGGCCGGATGCTTCAAGTACGCGTCGCGCGACTTTTCGTCCTGGAAACTGACGACGAAGGCGTGGGTCAGGCCGTCGGACTTGCCTTCCGGGCTGACATTCGTGCCGTGCTCGAAGGCCACGATGCCATCGATTTTGCCTGGCAGGGCTGCGAACGCGTCCACAACCTGTTGCACCTGCGCCGGCGAGACGTCGTCTTTGAACTTGTACAGCACGATGTGTCGCAGCACGCGCGGTTTAGAAATGGCGCCGCCCGCGTCCGTCTTTGTCGAGAGCAGCATGGTAAGGCCCACAGGGAGTGCGATCAGGGCAAGTAGCATGACGATTCGCATGGTGGATTCCTCGCGGCGAGTGAATGACAAAATTGTTTTGACCAGGAAAACCCGGCAAGAGACGTTGCCAAGAGCTTGCCAGAAGATGCAGTGTATCGTGCGCTCGCGCCGCGATGAAACCACCGTCCGTGGTCGTGAAAATGACAGCCAGTAGTGCGAGAGTCCGCGACAGCGCTGCGCTGCTCGACACCTTTATAGGACGTGCGTGCGCCGCCGCTGGCGCGACGGATGTTGCGAGACGTAGAGCCTTGGTGCCGCAGTCTACAGTTCGAGCAACATGCGGGCAGGCTCTTCCACGCATTCCTTGACCGTCTTCAAGAATGTCACGGCGTCGCGGCCGTCAACGACGCGATGATCGTACGTCAGGGCCACGTACATCATGGGCCGAATCACGACCTGGCCCGACCGTGCCACGGGGCGTTCCTGAATAGCGTGCAGGCCCAAAATGCCGCTTTGCGGCGGGTTAACGATGGGCGTCGAGAGCAAAGAGCCATAGACACCGCCGTTCGAGATGGTGAAGGTACCCCCTTGCAGCTCTTCGACCTTGAGCTGGTTTTTCTGGGCGCGCTGGCCGAATTCGGCGATGGCCTTCTCGATTTCTGCAAAGCTGAGCCGCTCGGCATGACGCAGCACGGGCACGACCAGCCCCTTGCCGCCGCCGACGGCGATGCCAATGTCGTAGTGGTTGCGGTAGACGACGTCCGTACCGCGGATCTCGGCATTGACGACTGGCACATGCTTCAGCGCCTGGACAGTTGCCTTGACGAAGAACGACATGAAGCCGAGCTTCGCGCCGTAGGTTTCCTGAAACAGATCGCGGTTTTCGCTGCGCAAGGCCATGACGGCCGACATGTCGATCTCGTTGAACGTCGTCAGCAGGGCCTGCGTCTGCTGGGCCTCGACCAGCCGTTCGGCAATCCGCTGGCGCAAAAGGCTCATCGGCACGACCTCTTCGTCGGCCTCCGCGATCGCGGGCGTGTCGACTTTGATTTCGCCTCCGGCTCGGGCTGGGCGGGTGGAGGGATGCATCTTTCGAGAACCCGCATCGCCGCCCGGAGTCAATCGCCGCGCGGGGGCTGCGGGCGCTGGAGGCGCTATCGGTTGTTTCTCTTGCGATGCCGCGGGCGCGTCCGGCTTGGGCGTAGATGATGTGCTCGGCGCCGTGGGCTTGGCCGCGGCGACTGGGGCGCGCGGTGGTTCAGCCTTGGCCGGGGCTGTTCCGTTGTGGTCTGTCGCAGCCGGTGCCTTTGCCGCGGGCGCCGTAGGGGTGTTAGACGGTGACGCCGGAGAAGATGCCGATTCAGCGGCGTTGCCAGCGGGTGCGGCTGGCGAGCTACTTGTCGCGGCCCCTTTTTCTTCCATATAGGCGATCGTCTCGCCGACCTGGGCCTTTTCGCCGCGCTGCTTGAGCACCTGAGTCAGCACGCCATCGATCGGCGATGGCA
This window harbors:
- a CDS encoding Dabb family protein, giving the protein MRIVMLLALIALPVGLTMLLSTKTDAGGAISKPRVLRHIVLYKFKDDVSPAQVQQVVDAFAALPGKIDGIVAFEHGTNVSPEGKSDGLTHAFVVSFQDEKSRDAYLKHPAHDDYVKVVRDRREKVVVFDYWAE
- the odhB gene encoding 2-oxoglutarate dehydrogenase complex dihydrolipoyllysine-residue succinyltransferase — its product is MPLELKVPSVGESITEVQIGAWLKRVGDPVRRDESLVEIESDKATAELPSPIDGVLTQVLKQRGEKAQVGETIAYMEEKGAATSSSPAAPAGNAAESASSPASPSNTPTAPAAKAPAATDHNGTAPAKAEPPRAPVAAAKPTAPSTSSTPKPDAPAASQEKQPIAPPAPAAPARRLTPGGDAGSRKMHPSTRPARAGGEIKVDTPAIAEADEEVVPMSLLRQRIAERLVEAQQTQALLTTFNEIDMSAVMALRSENRDLFQETYGAKLGFMSFFVKATVQALKHVPVVNAEIRGTDVVYRNHYDIGIAVGGGKGLVVPVLRHAERLSFAEIEKAIAEFGQRAQKNQLKVEELQGGTFTISNGGVYGSLLSTPIVNPPQSGILGLHAIQERPVARSGQVVIRPMMYVALTYDHRVVDGRDAVTFLKTVKECVEEPARMLLEL
- a CDS encoding PEP-CTERM sorting domain-containing protein, translating into MRLRAFLAAAVVLAMATSAQAVQLVVMAVNSAPGITGAKAFTIGVQITAADVAANPDSTLFAQNITFSGNGTSPIQAAGASNVPDIQTAWNTLDLNSPNSIGNGGAGGPSFPPGSAATTNELYKDSYWYSGSTASLQGINGFNDAGDTFGTVTTVNSGQGVYAQGPGAAVGTTGYLFQPEATGIVGGGSTGVDMSYTGLFGPLGANVLDQAPLASQFVNGILTVPLAQIIAKGDVHIPDNYALGQGQFLAVGNTPYNLDGSLAGTDPAGGAGGTLVFATGQIVFTPEPGTFVMTGMAALGMLLAWRRRKS